The following is a genomic window from Parabacteroides johnsonii DSM 18315.
GCGTGTCCGTGGTGAAAACTCGTTGAGTGCAGACAACTCCCCTTTGATCGTCATGGACGGTATTCCTTACAGCGGTTCATTAGGTGACATCGATCCGGATATCATCGAGAACATGTCCGTATTGAAAGATGCATCTTCAGCTGCCATTTACGGTTCACGCGGTGCGAACGGTGTCATCCTGATCCAGACTAAAAAAGGTAAAAAAGGAGCACCGACCGTAAGCTACAAAGGACAAGTCGGCATGCAACAGGCACAACGTCGCATCGACATGATGAAAGGTGCCGAATATGTAAAATACACGCAGGACTACAACCGCATGAAATACGGTTATTCCGGAGATCAGCTCGATCCGCTTGTACTCCTGAACCCAAGCGAACGTGCAAATTATCAGAACGGTTCGGAACTGGACTGGCAGGACATCATGTTCCGCAATGCTTTAACCACCAGTCATCAGATCAGCATTTCCGGTGGAACAGACGCAACAACCTATATGGCATCGATCTCTCACCTGAAAGAAGATGGTGTTATGGAAAATACAGGGTTAAAACGTACCAACATCGCATTGAACATTACACAGGTTTTAAATAAATGGTTAACTGTCGGAATGGGTACACAAGCTGTCCAGAAGGAATTCGGAGGAGAACAGCCTTACCTGGAAGCCGGCCTGAAAATGAGTCCTTACGGTATCTACAAAGATGAAGAAGGGCGCTACGTCGATTATCCGATGGACCAGACATTGTTCTATAATCCGATGGCTAACATAAATGCGACAAACGATAAGACAAACCGCAACGTATTTATTTCTACTTTTGCAGAAATTCAATTCCCTATCGAAGGTCTGTCATTCCGCACAAACTTCGGTTACAACTATCGTAACGAGTTCGAAGGAACTTATTACGGAAGAAACACGCTTTCCGGTAGTAAAGTAAACGGTTCTGCCTCCATAGAGAATATCCACTATTACGATTACACATGGGAAAATCTCTTGAAATACAATAAAACATTCGGCCTGCATAAAATCGATGCCACAGCCTTGTTCAGTATGCAGGAAACAAGTAAAAAGGAAGCTAAAGAATCCGGTGAAAGCTTTGTAAACGACGATTCCGAATACCATAATATGGCCGGTGCTGAAAAGAACAAGGAAATCACTTCCAAGCTTACGGAAACAGCGATGCTGTCCTATATGTTACGTTTGAACTATTCTTATGCAAATAAATATTTGCTGACACTTACCGGCCGTTCCGACGGTTACTCTGCATTCGGTAAGAACAACAAATATGCATTCTTCCCCTCTGTTGCTGCAGCATGGAACATGTCTTCCGAAGAATTCATGGAGAACCAGTCAAACTGGATGGATATGTTAAAGGTCCGTCTGTCATGGGGTTCTAACGGTAACCAGGCTATCAACCCTTATCAGACACTTGACCGTTTGAAACTGACAAACTATATTTGGGGCGACCACGGTACTGTTGTAAACGGTTCTTACTTGCCTACCGATGGGGTCGGCAACCCGAACTTGAAATGGGAAACTTCACGCACGGTCAATGCCGGTATCGACTTCAGCTTCTTCAATGGCCGCCTTTCCGGTAACATCGACGTGTATGTGGTCAACACAAGCGACTTGTTGATGAGCCGTACGGTCCCTTACATGAACGGTTACAAATCCATCATGGACAACGTAGGTAAAACCCGTAACAAGGGGGTTGAAATCGCATTGAACTCTGTCAACTTCCAGAACAATGATTTCAGCTGGACTACGAACGTCAACTTCTCACTGAACCGTGACAAGATTATCGAACTGCGCGGCGACGGTAAAGACGATATCACAAACAAATGGTTCATCGGAGAACCGCTGCGCGTATTCTACGATTACAATGTTGTCGGGACATGGCAGGAAAACGAAACATACGTTGAGAATGGACATACGATCAGCTGGGATGCCGAAAGCGGCAAGTTCCTGAATGAAGAAGGAAAAGAATACCAGAAAGGTGCTGTTCCCGGTTCTGCTAAACTGGAAGACAAAGACGGAAACGGCTCCATCACGGCCGACGATAAGAAAATCATTGGTTCTAAACTACCGAGCTTTCTGCTGTCAATGGGTAACCGCTTCGATTACAAAAACATCTATTTCTCTTTCTTGCTGAACGGAGTGTTCGGACAGACAAAAGAATTGCATGACTACAACTTCGATCGCTGGATGCCGACATACAACTACATAAGTGGTATGGACTACTGGACACCGGAAAATCCGACAAACGAAATGACCTCTCCGGCTTATGTTCCTTACGACAAACACTCATTCTACAAAAAGATGAATTATGTCAATATCAAGAACATCACGATCGGATACACGTTCCCGAAGACTGTTTTAAGCACGATTGGAATCAGTTCGCTGAGTATCAATGCAAGTGTCAATAACCTCTATACTTTCAGCAACATCGACAACTGGTTGAACTTGGAAGATAACGATAACAACAGAAACATCCTCGTTACTTATCCGACAGCCCGTTCTTACATGTTTGGATTAAATCTTACTTTCTAACATTATAATCGAATTTGAATATGAAAAATATATTAGCAACTGCCGCTGCCGCATTTTTATTGGTGACATCAACCGGTTGTTCTGGTTTTCTGGATGAAGAGCTAAAAAGCTCGCTGGCTCCGGACAATACATACACAAGCAGCTATGGCTTCGAAGTCGGCGTAAACGGACTGTACGGTTGGGCCCGTTCTGAGTTTAACACATGGGGAGAGGCTACCACAAGCCAGGGACAAGCTTGCCCGTACGAATCGTTCCAGGTTGCAACCGACATTGTCTATGCCGGTCATGGCGACGGTTCACTGGTTCCTTTTGAGAATTTATCCTATACCTCTTCTACCACGTTTGTCACGTCCTATTGGAACTGGGGATATGGTCTGATTGCCTCTGCAAATGAAATCCTCGAATATTCGGAAGGTGACGTCAACTGGGACGAACCGACCGACAAAGCCTATTATCAGGCTGTCGCCCGCTTCTTCCGTGCTTATGCTTACCGGTATCTGGTATATTTGTACGGAGATGTTCCATATGTCGACAAAATTGAAAAGAATTTCCGTATAGACTTTACCCGTACGCCGAAAGCGGAAGTTTTAGGCAAGATGATCGAAGACTTGCAGTTTGCAATTGCAAATCTTCCGGAAGATCCCGATAAGGTCGAAGTTGGACAATTGACTAAATGGGCTGCCCAGCATATGCTTTCGGAAGTATACCTCATGGCAGGCAAGTATGCGGAAGCGGAAGCAGCTGCAAAAGCCGTAATCGATTGCGGTTACTTCAATCTGATGACTTCACGCTTCGGTGCGGAAAAAGATAAAGCCGGTGATCCTTTCTCCGATATGTTTAAAGAGTACAACCAGAACCGTACTTCCGGCAATATGGAAAGTATCTGGGTAATGCAGCTCGAATATAACACGACCGGAGGCGGCGGGGAATATGAAGACTGGACAAAACGTGCCTGGGTTCCCAAATACTATAACGAAGACGGTTTTGTGTTGGCAGACTCTTTAGGCGGACGTGGCCTGGCACAGATCGTCCCATTCAAATGGTGGATCGACAGCAACGACTTCTTCGCTTCAAGCGATATCCGTAACTCGGAATACAACATCAAGAGGAACTGGTATTACAATGATACCTCTTCTGATAAATATGGAAAGAAAGCCGAAATTACAGAGGATACATGGACCAAGTTCACCGTATTCCCGGCTGTCACGAAATTCTTTTACGGAAAAGCTGAAAACCTGAGCTACGGCGGTAACAACAAAGACCGCATGAAGTTCCGTCTGGCCGAAACATATCTGTTATTGGCTGAAGCGCGTCTGATGCAAAACAATGCGCAAGGAGCTGCAGACGCGATCAATGTAATCCGCAAACGTGCAAACGCACCGGAAATCGCAGCCAAAGATGCCACGATCGACTTCCTGCTGGACGAACGTATCCGTGAATTGGTCGGTGAAGAGTTGCGCCGGTTTACGCTGGTTCGTACAGGCAAGCTGGTTGAGCGCGTAAAGAAATACAACCCGCACAGCAACACAATGGACGAACACCACACTTTGTGGCCGATCCCGCAGACCATCATCGACTCTAACACAGGAGCCGAGTTCCCGCAGAATCCGGGGTATTAAGCATTGAATACCTACTGACAGACACACACTTATATGGTGAAAGGGGAGTTCCAGCCAAAGGAACATCCCCTTTCTTTTTAATAAGAATCATTGGATTTGGTACATTTTTTAATCATTTTGAGATGATATTATTATATCCTGAGCCTTATCTTTCCTATTTTTGGTGCAGAATTAAATAGAAACAGAACGAATATCATGAAAACTACAATCAAGTACATTTGTACAGGCCTCTCACTTTGCGCTTGTACCTGTTTAGTGAACAACCTGCCGGCACAGGCCGAAACGACAAATACCGCCGTCACTACGACAGCTGCCGGCTGGAACCGGCAAAGCGTTATGGACGTCGCCCGCCGGGTGGCAGACTGGCAGATCAAGGATTATCCCGAAAACAAATATGCCAAGAGCGAACCGCGCGGATGGATCGCCGGGGCGCTTTATATGGGGATGTTCGACTGGGCGGAACTGAGTGGAGACAATACCTATTACGACTGGCTCCGGAAAATCTTCAACCGCCAGAGCTGGCAAGTCGCTAACCGGATGTATCATGCCGACGACGTTTGTATCGCACAAACCTACATCGATTTCTATAATAAGGAAAAGAACGAGAATATGCTGAAACCGACTATCGCTCGCGCTGACTGGGTTTTGAACAACCCTTCCAACGGAAGTATGGACCTCGATTACAGCAAAGGCAGCACGATCGAACGCTGGACCTGGTGTGACGCCCTCTTCATGGCGCCCGGTGTCTACACGCGGCTCTACACACTGACCGGCAACCGCAAATACATGTATTTTGCCGATGGCGAATTTCGTGCTACTTACAATCACCTGTATGATAAAGACGAAGATCTCTTCTATCGCGATAGCCGCTATATCGGACAGAAAGAAGCCAACGGCAAGAAGGTGTTCTGGGGACGCGGCAACGGTTGGGTAATCGGCGGATTGGCGGAAATATTGAAGACGCTGCCGGCGGAAGATACCGAGTTCCGACCTTTCTATCTCGAACTTTATAAGGAGATGTCCGAGCGCCTCGCCGGGCTGCAAGGGAAAGACGGTTACTGGCATGCCAGCCTGCTGGACCCGGACAGCTATCCTTCGCCCGAAACAAGCGCGACCGGATTTATCGTCTACGGCCTGGCATACGGAATCAACCAGGGTTATCTGCTGGCAGACAAATACCTGCCTGTCGTAAAAAAAGGCTGGGAAGCATTGACACGCGCCGTTGAAACGGACGGAAAATTGGGTTGGGTCCAGCCGGTAGGCGCCGATCCGAAAAAGGTGACACGCGACATGACCGAGCTCTATGGTACAGGTGCATTCCTGATGGCTGCATCGGAAATTTACAAATTAGCAGACAAATGAGACATACAGTTTGTTTACTCTTCGCATTCCTCTCCCTTTCCTTATCCGGTATTTCCGCAACGAACGGACAGGATTCATTACGCCAAATGCAGCTTAATGATCTGGGAGTGCAAATCCGATGGGTAAATCCTACCGCCATACGTGCCTATCTGGACGACACAAAAACGGCATTAGGAGAGAAAGCTCCCGCACTTTACGAAAAACTGTCCCGTCTGGAAACGCTCCTGCCCGGAGTACGGCAAGCCTTCTCCGGCAAGATTTCCGGCAATGCAGCCGACGAAGTGATTGGCCAAGCCCAAGAAATACTCGCGTTGAAGCGCGAGATCATCCTGGCCAATCCGCTGCTGGATATGGACAAGGTCATAGTGGCCCGTTACCGTTTAGGCGACAAGGCCCGTAAGGCAATGGGCCCGTCTATGGGCACTTCGACGGCCAACTACAACTCGCTATTTTCCAATCCGCGTAAAGGCTACGATGCCGAGATCGACTTGCTCACAGGCCTACGTGGACAAATCGAAAGCGGCCGTATATACAAGCCTGAAGCCGATGTTCCCCTGTCGGACATACAACTCCACTGGGATGCCGACCGACTCCTTTTCTCCTCGCTCGACGAAAAACGGAAATGGCAGATTTACGAAATAAAAACGGACGGAAGCGGTCTCCACCAGAAGATCACCGTCGATGAGCCGGATTTAGAGTTTTGCGATGCCAATTATCTGCCGGACGGGAAAGTGGTGGCAACGACCAATATCGGTTACAACGGCGTTCCTTGCGTGCATGGCGACGATGTGGTAGCCAACCTTATCTCCTTTGATCCCGAGACGCGTGCTTTACGCCGCCTCACCTTCGACCAGGATGGCAACTGGTCGCCTATCGTGATTCCGAACGGACGCATTATGTACACCCGCTGGGAATATACGGATCTGACACACTATTTCTCCCGTATCGTGATGCACATGAACCCTGATGGGACGGAAAACAAAGCACTCTACGGCAGCGGCTCCTACTTTCCGAACAGCACGTTCGACATGAAACCGCTCTCCAAGCACAGCAGCCGCTTCATCGGCATTATCTCCGGCCATCACGGGACGGCACGTTCGGGACGGCTCGTCATCTTCGATCCTGCCAAAAGCCGGAAAGAGGAAAAAGGGATGATACAAGAACTGCCGTTCAAAGACCGTCCGATCGTCCCGATCATCAAAGACGAATTGGTGGAAGGTGTCTGGCCTCAGTTCATGAAGCCGTTCCCGCTCAGCGAAAAGTATTTTTTAGTTGCCTGCAAACCGGATAAGGATGCCCTGTGGGGAATTTACCTGGTTGACGTTTTCGATAACCTGACACTCATCACCGAGAAGGAAGGAGAAGGCCTGACTGCTCCCATCCCGCTGGTAAAACGTGAAACACCTCCTGTCATCCCTTCGAAGATCAAGCCGGATAGCAAAGAGGCTACGGTCTTTATCCAAGATATTTATGAAGGTGAAGGTACGCAGGGTGTTCCCCGAGGTACGATCAAGGCACTCCGTATCTTCGCCTATGAGTACGCCTATATCTTAGCTCCTTCCGACCATGATGCACAGGGAATACAAAGCGGATGGGATATCAAGCGCGTGCTCGGAACGGTCCCGGTCGAGGAAGACGGTTCCGCACTGTTCACCATTCCAGCCAACACGCCGGTTTCCATCCAGCCGTTGGATAAAGACGGGGCTGCTATCCAGTGGATGCGTAGCTGGTTGACGGGTATGCCGGGCGAGATCGTCTCTTGTGTCGGTTGCCATGAGGACCAGAACAGCATACCCATTCCTAAACGCACGATTGCTTCGGCCAAGCAGGCACGCCGGCTCGAGACACCGGAAGGAGGTGTCCGTCCGTTCACTTTCCGTCTGGAAGTACAACCGGTACTGGACCGTAACTGCGTCTCTTGCCACAACGGGAAAAATGCCGAACCGGACTTCCGAAAGGATCAGATGGTCACTTAT
Proteins encoded in this region:
- a CDS encoding SusC/RagA family TonB-linked outer membrane protein, whose product is MNRQLRGNLPPNEKANGKNRFLSLLLLFMAFVSVQVYAQDVKVSGTINDSMGPIIGANVIEKGTTNGVITDVDGKFTLTVSSKDAVIQISYIGFTSQEFKVGNQTVFNIKLSEDTQKLDEVVVVGYGSQRKSDLTGGIVAVGEEKLQMVTTNNLMDKLAGQIPGMNVTTGNAKPGEDQSLRVRGENSLSADNSPLIVMDGIPYSGSLGDIDPDIIENMSVLKDASSAAIYGSRGANGVILIQTKKGKKGAPTVSYKGQVGMQQAQRRIDMMKGAEYVKYTQDYNRMKYGYSGDQLDPLVLLNPSERANYQNGSELDWQDIMFRNALTTSHQISISGGTDATTYMASISHLKEDGVMENTGLKRTNIALNITQVLNKWLTVGMGTQAVQKEFGGEQPYLEAGLKMSPYGIYKDEEGRYVDYPMDQTLFYNPMANINATNDKTNRNVFISTFAEIQFPIEGLSFRTNFGYNYRNEFEGTYYGRNTLSGSKVNGSASIENIHYYDYTWENLLKYNKTFGLHKIDATALFSMQETSKKEAKESGESFVNDDSEYHNMAGAEKNKEITSKLTETAMLSYMLRLNYSYANKYLLTLTGRSDGYSAFGKNNKYAFFPSVAAAWNMSSEEFMENQSNWMDMLKVRLSWGSNGNQAINPYQTLDRLKLTNYIWGDHGTVVNGSYLPTDGVGNPNLKWETSRTVNAGIDFSFFNGRLSGNIDVYVVNTSDLLMSRTVPYMNGYKSIMDNVGKTRNKGVEIALNSVNFQNNDFSWTTNVNFSLNRDKIIELRGDGKDDITNKWFIGEPLRVFYDYNVVGTWQENETYVENGHTISWDAESGKFLNEEGKEYQKGAVPGSAKLEDKDGNGSITADDKKIIGSKLPSFLLSMGNRFDYKNIYFSFLLNGVFGQTKELHDYNFDRWMPTYNYISGMDYWTPENPTNEMTSPAYVPYDKHSFYKKMNYVNIKNITIGYTFPKTVLSTIGISSLSINASVNNLYTFSNIDNWLNLEDNDNNRNILVTYPTARSYMFGLNLTF
- a CDS encoding glycoside hydrolase family 88/105 protein: MKTTIKYICTGLSLCACTCLVNNLPAQAETTNTAVTTTAAGWNRQSVMDVARRVADWQIKDYPENKYAKSEPRGWIAGALYMGMFDWAELSGDNTYYDWLRKIFNRQSWQVANRMYHADDVCIAQTYIDFYNKEKNENMLKPTIARADWVLNNPSNGSMDLDYSKGSTIERWTWCDALFMAPGVYTRLYTLTGNRKYMYFADGEFRATYNHLYDKDEDLFYRDSRYIGQKEANGKKVFWGRGNGWVIGGLAEILKTLPAEDTEFRPFYLELYKEMSERLAGLQGKDGYWHASLLDPDSYPSPETSATGFIVYGLAYGINQGYLLADKYLPVVKKGWEALTRAVETDGKLGWVQPVGADPKKVTRDMTELYGTGAFLMAASEIYKLADK
- a CDS encoding SUMF1/EgtB/PvdO family nonheme iron enzyme, with the translated sequence MRHTVCLLFAFLSLSLSGISATNGQDSLRQMQLNDLGVQIRWVNPTAIRAYLDDTKTALGEKAPALYEKLSRLETLLPGVRQAFSGKISGNAADEVIGQAQEILALKREIILANPLLDMDKVIVARYRLGDKARKAMGPSMGTSTANYNSLFSNPRKGYDAEIDLLTGLRGQIESGRIYKPEADVPLSDIQLHWDADRLLFSSLDEKRKWQIYEIKTDGSGLHQKITVDEPDLEFCDANYLPDGKVVATTNIGYNGVPCVHGDDVVANLISFDPETRALRRLTFDQDGNWSPIVIPNGRIMYTRWEYTDLTHYFSRIVMHMNPDGTENKALYGSGSYFPNSTFDMKPLSKHSSRFIGIISGHHGTARSGRLVIFDPAKSRKEEKGMIQELPFKDRPIVPIIKDELVEGVWPQFMKPFPLSEKYFLVACKPDKDALWGIYLVDVFDNLTLITEKEGEGLTAPIPLVKRETPPVIPSKIKPDSKEATVFIQDIYEGEGTQGVPRGTIKALRIFAYEYAYILAPSDHDAQGIQSGWDIKRVLGTVPVEEDGSALFTIPANTPVSIQPLDKDGAAIQWMRSWLTGMPGEIVSCVGCHEDQNSIPIPKRTIASAKQARRLETPEGGVRPFTFRLEVQPVLDRNCVSCHNGKNAEPDFRKDQMVTYKRGILTKINKQYDQSYLNLHPYVYRQGPESDIYVLKPAEFHASNSELIRILQAGHHSVKVPEEDMRTLYTWIDLNAPYNGAFTQIDLKPQSPKNQVERRMELAEKYSGVRVDWQKEIADYANWLKENKKADGITGATTGETVEIKEPAKPIRPIKVKGFPFDTQTATTRQAAKGETTRRLSITPDVHIDLVWIPAGSFVMGNNRTPSASPAFKANVKEGFWMSTTEITNEQFRALFPEHDSRYIGQTWKDHTTPGYAANQPEQPVVRVSWDEANAFCQKLGKMSGCNTSLPTETQWEWAARAGSADDFWFGSTSSDFGSFENLADSTTVDLAVTGVDPKPMRANDPMRKFWDFLPKVLNVNDHQLISGPVASYRPNPWGLYDMNGNVAEWTASDYIPYPLKEKANKETAEKKVVRGGSWRERPKYSTSAVRKAYLPWQRPMNVGFRIIVEDM
- a CDS encoding RagB/SusD family nutrient uptake outer membrane protein translates to MKNILATAAAAFLLVTSTGCSGFLDEELKSSLAPDNTYTSSYGFEVGVNGLYGWARSEFNTWGEATTSQGQACPYESFQVATDIVYAGHGDGSLVPFENLSYTSSTTFVTSYWNWGYGLIASANEILEYSEGDVNWDEPTDKAYYQAVARFFRAYAYRYLVYLYGDVPYVDKIEKNFRIDFTRTPKAEVLGKMIEDLQFAIANLPEDPDKVEVGQLTKWAAQHMLSEVYLMAGKYAEAEAAAKAVIDCGYFNLMTSRFGAEKDKAGDPFSDMFKEYNQNRTSGNMESIWVMQLEYNTTGGGGEYEDWTKRAWVPKYYNEDGFVLADSLGGRGLAQIVPFKWWIDSNDFFASSDIRNSEYNIKRNWYYNDTSSDKYGKKAEITEDTWTKFTVFPAVTKFFYGKAENLSYGGNNKDRMKFRLAETYLLLAEARLMQNNAQGAADAINVIRKRANAPEIAAKDATIDFLLDERIRELVGEELRRFTLVRTGKLVERVKKYNPHSNTMDEHHTLWPIPQTIIDSNTGAEFPQNPGY